A single Bifidobacterium scardovii JCM 12489 = DSM 13734 DNA region contains:
- a CDS encoding LPXTG cell wall anchor domain-containing protein, which translates to MTRMTHLPRTSGLSHKLVMVAICLALSVAAVLASVASSARAVELRHPDPGTYLEFPYDGGVTTLGVGVVDENGSPYYCIESDTSSGLDRGPVTMVRDSDEARRIAWLIDRYRGRADENLQAAIGFLVHEHFDLRKDTTWQDYKKAALARYPDIGPLSERLWAEAAANAPVDATVVSTYRQGLREGVVDVNVENGEGGSISGIPYTVVLEGPAVFEDGRRAVSGRSGDGPISHAWKAAGSGPVTASVHYDAAALERMGSSQDLVRYGGVSERTGTVATFSVRRDFTPSVATAVESTVVESGGRIVDEVTSGVSGGGSVWVTDLPLTATGWYFDGIDVTQRTVEPDPGETASAFLKRLEGLGYAPSAYGQATFTGPDQTVRAQAMREQGGSEPYEAVGDGSLGTWVWAFERDLQSEKAREYVLKDAVSPFLETSESNVNRARVEVESTVDSHAAVVGAELSDTIVVRGFPQDHGTFPGDDALGIGADEPYARVSVWWTGDPDDAANDGRYRPSGAEAPQEDANHRLIGTWDYPAGNGRVRVGGGAVDAHGTPVFITARTHGWYVFIWAFDGDDRVAPAASAYDDARERVRVEEAERPVPELTTQAEPGAVRVDEPFRDTARIVGEVPEGAYVTFSAYEAVPDGVDPGTNGKLIDEARVDADPDKTDQTVHSPETRSPKAGLVYWRATLFSEQGDVLATHELGAEGEVVTVSEPPHGEGAPPASSLPVTGANVSTVAAIGVAALAAGTAMLLAIRRRGRNR; encoded by the coding sequence ATGACACGCATGACACATCTGCCCCGCACATCGGGTCTGTCTCACAAATTGGTCATGGTCGCGATTTGCCTGGCACTGTCGGTCGCCGCGGTGCTGGCGTCGGTGGCCTCATCGGCTCGCGCCGTGGAGCTGCGCCACCCCGATCCGGGGACCTATCTGGAATTCCCCTATGACGGCGGCGTCACCACCCTTGGCGTCGGTGTGGTCGACGAGAACGGCAGTCCTTATTACTGCATCGAGTCGGATACCTCTTCCGGGCTGGACCGTGGCCCGGTGACCATGGTCCGAGACAGCGACGAAGCCCGGCGCATCGCATGGCTGATCGACCGGTACCGCGGCCGTGCGGACGAGAATCTGCAGGCCGCGATCGGTTTTCTGGTTCACGAGCATTTCGATCTGCGCAAGGACACGACGTGGCAGGACTATAAGAAGGCGGCGCTTGCGCGGTATCCCGACATAGGCCCGCTGTCCGAGCGCCTGTGGGCGGAGGCGGCGGCCAACGCGCCGGTGGATGCGACCGTCGTCTCAACCTATAGGCAGGGATTACGCGAGGGTGTTGTGGACGTGAACGTGGAAAACGGGGAAGGGGGTTCGATCTCCGGCATTCCCTACACGGTGGTGCTGGAGGGGCCGGCCGTGTTCGAGGACGGGCGGCGGGCCGTCAGCGGGCGTTCCGGCGACGGCCCGATCAGCCATGCGTGGAAGGCCGCGGGATCCGGACCGGTGACGGCGTCGGTGCATTACGACGCGGCCGCGCTCGAGCGGATGGGCAGCTCGCAGGATCTCGTCCGTTACGGGGGAGTCTCGGAACGTACCGGCACCGTGGCGACCTTTTCGGTGCGCAGGGATTTCACGCCGTCGGTGGCCACGGCCGTCGAGTCCACGGTGGTGGAATCCGGCGGCCGGATCGTCGATGAAGTGACGTCCGGGGTGAGCGGCGGCGGCAGCGTATGGGTGACCGATCTGCCGCTTACGGCGACCGGATGGTACTTCGACGGCATCGATGTGACGCAGCGGACCGTCGAGCCCGATCCAGGCGAGACCGCCTCGGCGTTCCTGAAGCGGCTCGAGGGGCTGGGGTATGCGCCATCCGCGTACGGGCAGGCGACCTTCACCGGCCCGGACCAGACCGTTCGGGCGCAGGCGATGCGCGAACAGGGCGGGTCCGAGCCGTATGAGGCGGTCGGGGACGGCTCGCTGGGGACCTGGGTGTGGGCGTTCGAGCGCGACCTGCAGAGCGAGAAAGCGCGCGAATACGTGCTCAAGGACGCCGTCAGCCCATTTCTGGAGACGAGCGAGAGCAACGTCAACCGCGCCAGGGTCGAGGTGGAGTCCACCGTCGACTCGCATGCGGCCGTGGTCGGCGCCGAGCTGAGCGACACGATCGTCGTCCGGGGCTTCCCGCAGGATCACGGCACATTCCCCGGTGACGACGCGCTCGGCATCGGCGCCGACGAGCCCTATGCGCGGGTGAGCGTCTGGTGGACCGGGGATCCGGACGACGCGGCGAACGACGGTCGGTACCGGCCGTCCGGCGCCGAAGCGCCGCAGGAGGATGCGAACCATCGATTGATCGGAACATGGGACTATCCGGCCGGCAACGGCCGCGTCCGTGTGGGAGGCGGCGCCGTCGACGCGCACGGGACCCCGGTGTTCATCACCGCGCGGACGCATGGCTGGTACGTGTTCATATGGGCGTTCGACGGCGACGATCGTGTCGCCCCCGCCGCCAGCGCCTACGATGACGCCCGGGAACGCGTGCGCGTCGAGGAGGCCGAGCGGCCGGTTCCCGAACTGACCACGCAGGCCGAGCCCGGTGCGGTGCGCGTCGACGAGCCGTTCCGCGATACCGCCCGCATCGTCGGCGAGGTGCCCGAAGGCGCGTACGTGACATTCAGCGCCTATGAGGCGGTGCCGGACGGCGTCGATCCCGGCACGAACGGCAAGCTGATCGACGAGGCGAGGGTCGATGCGGACCCTGACAAGACGGACCAGACCGTGCACAGCCCCGAAACGCGCTCGCCGAAGGCCGGGCTGGTATATTGGCGGGCCACGTTGTTCTCCGAACAGGGCGATGTGCTCGCCACCCACGAACTCGGCGCCGAAGGCGAGGTCGTGACTGTCAGCGAACCGCCGCATGGCGAGGGAGCGCCGCCGGCGTCGAGCCTGCCGGTCACCGGGGCGAACGTCAGCACCGTCGCCGCCATCGGCGTGGCGGCACTGGCCGCCGGCACGGCCATGCTGCTGGCGATCCGCCGCCGCGGGCGGAACCGCTGA
- a CDS encoding tyrosine-type recombinase/integrase: MAKRETSGQITELERGRRYSIRVRLAPDETHQSWHWSKSRKVNGNKAEATAALVAYKQELEDERSGKNVTVGEYTEAFQANRKALGKVSNLTIERDQHEIDRIVKFLGTTRVVDLDSQKIENAYLHMAEQDGVSPDAIHKVHMKLSQIMRKAFLDELIDRNPCDAVEGIKRPKVSQQKRKETRITKEQALAFVHKIRQEPQDGRIVAVWLGIATGLRRGEALALIWDDVDFDGARLRIRKQYGKEKVLKDPKTARSRRTISIDGQTIEFLKQWKAKQRAIFEAAGIRQQSSSPVCSNELCDFLDPDNFSRWRRKFYVKEGLAHYANETKYIDKRGIERVKQSGYVGPNFHALRRAQATLLVAGGVDPKTVQARLGHESLNTTLNIYAEEVGENDRKAANFMGKLLE, translated from the coding sequence ATGGCGAAGCGGGAAACGTCTGGACAGATCACCGAGTTGGAGCGCGGCCGCAGGTATTCTATCCGCGTACGTCTTGCACCGGATGAAACCCACCAGTCGTGGCATTGGTCGAAGTCGCGCAAGGTCAACGGCAACAAGGCTGAGGCGACGGCTGCTTTGGTGGCGTACAAGCAGGAACTCGAAGACGAGCGTTCCGGCAAGAACGTGACCGTAGGGGAGTACACAGAAGCGTTCCAAGCAAACCGCAAGGCGCTGGGGAAGGTGTCGAATCTTACGATTGAGCGTGACCAGCATGAGATCGACCGTATCGTGAAGTTCCTTGGGACAACACGAGTGGTTGACCTTGATTCGCAGAAGATTGAGAACGCCTATCTGCACATGGCTGAACAGGATGGAGTCTCGCCGGATGCCATCCATAAGGTGCATATGAAGCTGTCTCAAATCATGCGCAAAGCCTTCTTGGATGAGCTGATAGATCGTAACCCATGTGATGCCGTGGAGGGCATTAAGCGTCCGAAAGTGAGCCAACAAAAGCGCAAGGAAACGCGAATTACCAAAGAACAGGCCTTGGCGTTTGTCCACAAAATCAGGCAGGAGCCGCAGGATGGCCGAATTGTGGCGGTTTGGTTGGGCATTGCCACTGGTCTGCGTCGAGGTGAGGCATTGGCGTTGATCTGGGACGATGTTGATTTTGACGGAGCGCGTCTGCGTATCCGCAAGCAGTATGGCAAGGAGAAGGTGCTCAAAGACCCCAAAACAGCCAGATCGCGCCGTACGATCTCCATTGATGGACAGACCATTGAGTTCCTGAAGCAATGGAAGGCGAAGCAACGGGCTATATTCGAGGCTGCTGGAATCAGACAACAATCCAGCTCGCCGGTGTGTAGCAACGAGCTGTGCGACTTTCTTGATCCAGACAACTTCAGCCGTTGGCGCAGGAAGTTCTATGTGAAAGAAGGACTTGCGCACTACGCCAACGAAACCAAGTACATCGATAAACGCGGAATCGAGCGAGTAAAGCAATCCGGTTATGTTGGCCCCAACTTTCATGCTCTTCGACGAGCTCAAGCCACATTGCTGGTCGCTGGTGGCGTAGACCCGAAAACTGTGCAAGCGCGACTAGGACATGAAAGCTTGAACACTACTTTGAACATCTACGCCGAAGAAGTTGGTGAAAACGATCGCAAAGCAGCTAACTTTATGGGCAAACTACTTGAGTAA
- a CDS encoding N-6 DNA methylase, giving the protein MQNKNEITRQRKQELFDSSHSQEERNEHGQFATPYPLASVIAKDLFSRTGKDISVLEPSCGTGAFISALLSMSDRVKITGVEKDSSLCKTAQQLWSSDTCRIINDDFFDYASVESQQFDAIISNPPYSRHHHLSQSEKRFYSQLTTTFSGVCLSGLAGLHAYFLLTGTGMLKEDGVGSWLIPSELFSVNYGAPIRRFLTQSVSLERIHFFDPENLQFDDALVTSCVAIIRKKNQIVNQVLFSHMAISSSLEKQ; this is encoded by the coding sequence GTGCAGAATAAGAATGAAATTACGAGACAAAGAAAGCAAGAACTTTTCGATTCCTCTCACTCTCAAGAAGAACGTAATGAGCATGGCCAGTTTGCTACACCGTACCCTCTGGCCTCTGTAATCGCCAAAGATTTATTCTCTCGCACGGGAAAAGATATTTCCGTACTGGAACCTTCATGTGGCACTGGCGCATTTATTTCTGCGCTTCTGTCAATGTCTGATCGGGTCAAAATAACTGGAGTGGAAAAGGACTCCTCGTTATGCAAGACAGCACAACAACTGTGGTCAAGTGACACTTGCCGAATCATTAATGATGATTTCTTTGACTATGCATCAGTGGAATCACAGCAATTTGATGCGATTATTTCCAACCCCCCCTACTCACGTCATCACCATTTATCACAGTCCGAAAAACGGTTCTATTCCCAGCTCACCACAACTTTTTCGGGCGTTTGTCTCTCCGGACTCGCTGGATTGCACGCATATTTTCTGTTGACTGGAACAGGTATGCTCAAAGAGGATGGCGTGGGTTCGTGGCTCATCCCATCCGAACTCTTCTCCGTCAATTACGGTGCTCCCATTCGCAGATTTCTGACTCAATCCGTGTCACTCGAACGAATTCATTTCTTTGATCCAGAAAATCTTCAATTCGACGACGCGCTAGTTACCTCCTGTGTCGCAATTATCCGAAAGAAAAACCAGATAGTAAATCAAGTGCTATTTTCACATATGGCGATTTCCAGTTCCCTCGAAAAACAGTAG